The DNA segment attaatgctaaaataattatacatatgtatgtaaatataattaaatagacATATTCAGGCATAAAAGTTGATCATTCAAACAAAAACTGAAAACGTATAAACTAAAAGCGAACAATGGTATTGATACTAGTTAAGGGATAAATGGTCGGATCAGGTATGGATAATGTCTACCTGCAATTCGACTCGTTGGATAAAATTGTACCCGTTATTTGATTTACTATCCGCTAGATATCCGCATAAAAAAATCTGCGAATTTTTTTCAACATGTAGATACTAATTGGATACCCATTTTCAACTcgctaatatttaaaaaaaaatttataagtttttaaatgaaatccaaattaaattgcaaaacaaatacaaataatgtttaaaacatatatccaaataAAGTAAATGGATAAGTAAAGAGGTTGTTGCACATATACATAAAAaggcaaaagaataaaatctaatttaaacctatggataaaaacataatttcaatCTTTTAGCGGATAACAGGTATCCGTAGATtggataatataatatttacaccCGATCTATTTATAAGCGGATATTAAAATGCTTGTTATCTGCAACACGCGAATAGTAAATATCTAAAGATACTAACTATCGGGGagtgttgattttttttgttatttttctttttgacttacatttttcttttggtgATATTTGAAGATATTTAATTGGTGGTATCTTTAATAGCCCAGTTCATGAATACAAGGAGAATTATACGTTTGTTATATTGACATTGAAAGTTCACATTTAATGATAGCATATGATCGTGTTCATGGATTTGAAcattataactttatttattttaaaactttgacaataatttaatttctacaaaatatAATGGTTAGCGGataaggagaaaagaaaagagattgaTGACAAAAAAGGGCACATATGATCTATCATTTCGTTATTCTATTCCAATCACATGGTATTATTTGAAGCTGTTACTCTTATGGGCGTTTCGACAACTTTCGAAATTTTTTAACTTAGTCAAAATTAAAGTGTGACTACATGACGAACCCTAACTTTAGTTAGATTTCTACACACGAGCCTCAAATTATGTCACGAGTGACTttctattttaagaaatatgagaaaaaattttaaacatggaATGAGACAATACAATTGCTTTCATTcagtatatttattttgtatgataaaaaagaaatatagaaaaagtgattttattacAAAAGTCGATATATAATGGTATTATTTAGAGTTGGACAAAAATAACCGATTCTATAGTTAAGTtcagtatattattttatagtttagtttttaaaaactgaatttataATAGTTTCGGTTAAATTAActgagaactgtatctactaTTTTCTCTTCTCTAATCCCCTTTGTCTTGCCAAGAAAAcgttattcaataataaaatattaataaaagaaaccatTCACATAAAAagatcattattaatttttcaagacaaaatttttttatcacaaatttttatatttattttatcaataaatatatattacttttaaataatattattttaagtaataaaagtaaaatattttttttaaatttaattttattaaatgattaagtaatagaaatcataaaaaaaaagactatataaaaaaataatactttaaatatattatattctttaatatattattaaatatgtaaaaatatgttaaaatttttttttaatgatattcaaatgtctgtaaaataactatttattgtacatactaaaactaaaatatattttttaatgttacattttattaaataactatataatgaaatatcataaaaaaaatagtaatatagcaaaaataattaatattatagaaatatcaaatgaCAAAACAATTAACAAAAGTTTATTAAGAGTAACTTTTACAgtatcatcttttattatattataataattaataaatattagtttaatttttatataataaaatataaattataaataattgattaataaaacaattttatgaggcaacataataaatataaataaaaagttattttaaaataaaataagtagataaaaagataaaataaattatatacacatataaaacaaaaaatataaataaaaaattaaaaaataaacataaaagtaaaatgatattcatgagaaaataaatataaataaaaaaataaaaaaaataaataaaaaataaaataaaataatttccatacacatataataacgaaagaattataaataaaatagaaaataataatatcaaataattaaaaaattaatttgtaagatacttatgaataaaataaaatattaaaataaatttcaattaaaaagaacattagtttaaaaattagtacaattcagtttaaattaCAATTCAGTTTtagataaattagtttttaattcacTACGGATTTTAGTAATATAGTTCAGTTTTATTTGCCCAcccttaatattatttataagttcatttgtttttattttttatgttaacgTGTTTATGAACATttttatctatctatctatcttgATCTAGTCATAGGATCTTAACAGAAATatagtatgatgttaaagtCAATAGTgtgatatatataataaatgtgaTAATTAATGAATCTACTAACATACTTGGTGAACATGCTAAAGTTTAGTATAGTTTTTAACTTCTCATTTGGATTTGTGGAGAACTtacaatgtttttgtttttaatgcgacaacatatttcattttacaatATTAGATTAGGAGTTTGAGTGTATTTATTAtgcaacaataaataattttcattaatattgttGAATGTTGATTCGAACAAACAATAGAATATGTGAAAAGTGATACTAAGACcaaatttaattgtttagattattatttccaaaataatgaaattatattttagaccTTTTATGTTGGGATTCTGAAAAAATGAGAGGGTTCTATGTTCACATCAATAATGTGACTagaactttaatattttaaggaaaattaccaatcaaattttgagtttaatgtgtGTTGGTAACATCtcgtttaattaattaattgataccCGCTACCTTACTTAAAGAATAAATTACCACATGAAATGTTTGCTGGAAAAAGTGTTCTGATAATGTTATTGCTATGcttataattaatgataaaatggTGATAACTTTGCATATAATGTATTATTAGCAGATTGAATCTCATGTTCTGTAATAACATATTGAAGTTACATTAATGCAATTCAAATTAGTGATGTGTATGAGAATGATGTTGAAGAGTTTTTACAATTTGCTCAATGGCATGATATTGTCTTAAGTGGATAATATTATTGTCGTTCTGTTAATTGTTTGAATAGAGGTTAAAACACTCTTTTGGTCTTCATATTtgtctgtcaatctcaatttggtcatcatatttttttttgtctcaattgagtcctatAACTTGTAAAAGTGAAGCAATTAAGTCCTTTCCGTTTAATGGTCTAAGACGGTGCTAAATATAGTTGAGTTGTATTTGCTGACGTGCATTGCTTgattagatgaaatttttatttaaattaaaaaagcatGACGTGgcaaaattgaattaatttatattaaaataatatattaggaattgaaaagaaagaataagacATTAACCACCACTGTTCTTCGTCAAGGCCATGGACTTCCTTGGTAGCCGCCGGTCACAGCCGGAGCTTCAGCGACGGcattctctctgtctctctctctctttttcttttcgaaGTTCAGATTCTCTTTTCCGCTCTGTGTTAGAATTGGGTTTAGTAGTAATAGATTCATATGCTCTGTCTAGAAGATATGAGTATTCCATTTCTTCAcagcaattttgaaaagaggaaaaaggctCGTTAAAATAAACAGTAAGGCAAACTTTTGTTAGATCCTTCCCAATCTAATGAATCAGGTAATTTCTCCTTTTCAACAGGATCAGGTAATTTCTTTCGCCGCTTAACGTAAGGATAGTTGAATCCAACAGATCTAATGGAAGGATCTACATCCTCCTCTGATTCAACAGCATAGAGTCCTTCATCGTTTGAACAGAAAGACGAGACCCTAATATCAAAAGcattacttttaaaagaattcGAAGATGACAGAAAATCCCGAGTGTCAAAAAAGGTAGTGTCTTCATCATCTGTTTCTTCCTCAGCTACATCATTTCTCTCATTGTCATCCTCAGACTCAGTTCCACTTTCTTCTAGATGAAAAAGtttaaatgcaaaagaaaatggaaataattCATAAGAAAACCTCTATTTTCAAGAAAATGCACAACCAAAAgggaaaggagaagaagagggAAAGGGTTTCCTGCTTGCGAGTGAATCGGAGGAGTCAGCGTTGGTGACGTTGATGCGGTGACCGATGGCGAGCTTGGCAGTCACTGGTGGCGCTTGACGGAGGAACGAGAGAGCTTCTCTCTCACGCgcaaagagaagaaggagaagggagGACCCAACGCCATGGCCTGCGATGCTTCCGATGGTGAACAACGGTGTTGTCGACGCCTTGGACCGTGACTCGCGGTGGTCGATTAGGTGGAGGCTGAGGCGGACACGCATGAACGGAGGAAATGAACGCTTCTGGGTTCCTCTGGTTCCCTTGATTCCCAATTTCTGGGTTTCTTCTAATTTCTGATACTCACCACTTAAATCCCAATTACTTAAATCCCTAATTCATCCacttattgtttttattattttctgattcaataaaaaaatcccaatcataaaatcattttccatgtcatttttaatttttaacattaaaatccacgtaattaaataattataaatcactTAATTCTCTGTGCACCATGTCATCAGTAATAAACGCCGTTAGTCATTAGTTAACGGAGAGgacttaattgcctcatttttacaagttataggacctaattgagacaaaaaaaaatatgatgaccaaattgagattgacaaacaaatatgaggaccaaaagagggTTTTAACCTTGAATagaagaagacaaaaaaattaaattgatatgaGAATATCCTTTATGTGATGGTTTCTTAAAGAGTTATATAACGTGAACCTGATATAGTGAAATTGTACACCTTCCAAGTGTATCTCAAAGTCAAGAGTCCAATCTACATTGTGAGGATCACATGAAAGATATGATTCAAGATATTGGAAAAGATAACTTTTGACGAGCACATGTGACTAATCTAATATTTGTTGTCTTATTTTTAAAGTCGAAGCAAATATTAGATCGGTtagttcttttgaaaaatattgttatgaCCTTTTTAGCTAAAGGTATAACATCAGTTTGTCCATAACTAAGATAATAATTAGATATATATTACATGGGTTGTACAACCGATTTAGTATATCTAGGACATATTACATTGACATATATTAAATCGATTTTAGAATcgatttattatatattctaaaaccGATGTAATAAACTTTTTTTGAACTAGTAAAATCATTATCTTGTCCGGAATCTTCAAAACATTCTccttaagttaaaatatatacatctcgaacataaaactagatattaatggtTGGTTTAAAAGTGGTTTAATATTGGGTGATACAATATGCttaataacaaacaacaaatcttTTAATAACGAGTGACAAAATAGGctcaacaaataacaaaaacttaTGATCTAATAACACGTTAAAAAGTAGACTTTGAgtctaattcaatttaaaaaaaaaaaaacttttatttataagatttgaACTATGAAATCACTTTAAGTTGAATGATAAAACTACATTAGCCATGTTTAAGAAAGAAGACagaatttaaatttgaagtGGTGGCTTGAATTTTGGGGTTAATGAATCTTTGTTTAAAAGGGCATCATCATCCACACACGATTTCGTTATATAATTAGCAAGTTCTGATTGAGAATAATTGTTTGCAGGTGCATGCTCACTGTTGCCATTAATTACATGGGTTTAGCCATTGGACCTACCTTCCGGCTTCCACGAACAATGACATTCCAAGATACAGATAAAATCCCCGTGTCATAAATTCCATTGAATCACCAAGGACCAGTCCTTTTCATCAGAACCTTTGCCTTACTATCACTGATGTTGTATAAGACGAACTTCAACAGTTGAAAATGATAGTAAGTCCCAAATAATTACACATGGATGGCCATGTCCTTAATTACAAGCTCATGTTAActtccaacagatgttattgGCCTCTGCATGTGACTGTCTTTCCAAGAAGATTGCAATTATGAGTTCAACTTGAGTTCAAGCCTCTCCTACCATGATATATCCATTAAtaatctcataaaaaaaaaaaaaagaaaaaacttatctTAATGTTAAAACTTTTGGTCCTACTCAATTCCTTGTACATATCATATtctttttatgagaaaaaagaCTACAGCTAGCTACAGTCATCACATACAAACTTTTTTACCACTTAAGCTGTACTCCAATAACATATTTTCCAGTTTTCACCACTTGAATACATCCAAGTGGGTGCAATATTTCTTGTTTCACCTACCTGATTTAAGTTGTCACTGAAGCCAAGTGTCTCCAGCCATCAGTTTTTTTGCAATTCTAAGCTTGTGGGCTACTTGCAACATGTAACACAATCCACACACGTCTAAAATGCACCATTATTGTCAACTTTTGTCGCATAGCACCaatctatttattttctttattaaggGTCTATGTCAATTCATTCAGCTATCTTTTTTTTCCACCTTACAGAGTTCAAAAACCCTTTTGGTATTTGGATAGTCTTTGTACTCTAACCGTACAACTATTAAGCGCATTAAGCCACTAACTATTGTTTATTACTTGCTTTAAAACATCATTCTCCAAAGTCTGAATCAGGTGTTTTCTCTTGCCCCTCTCACTCTATAAATAAACAAGGAAGGTGGCTAGTGTAGAACCTAATTAAGCAACAACAGCATCATATCTATCTTTGTTCCTCGTTGCCTGTTGTTTTCTTTCAAGAGAGATGGCATCTCCAAACACAAACCAGGAGAAATCAGGGGTGCTTGGTCGAGTATTGGCCTTGCCAAAAGTTCTTAAGAAGAAGGTCTTGGGAATTTGTAGGTTAACAAAAGAGATAGCCCAAGATGATCCTAGAAAAGTTATTCATTCACTAAAAGTGGGGCTTGCAATCTCACTCGTTTCTCTTTTCTATTACTATCAACCACTATATGAGAATTTTGGTCTATCAGCAATGTGGGCTGTGATGACTGTAGTGGTAGTTTTTGAGTACACAGTCGGTAAGCTAATAGTTTCTTCATATTTTAACCAATCATCGTAATATACAAAACCCATGtatggttttgtttttatttattccacAGTTAAACTAACCATTCTATTTACAATTTATGGCACATTTTCAGGAGCCACTCTAGGAAAAGGTTTGAATAGGACAATTGCAACATTGGCAGCTGGTGCTCTTGGTGTTGGTGCTCATTACTTAGCCAGCCTTTCTGGAGCAACAGGGGAACCAATATTGATTGGTGCATTTGTCTTTGTGCAAGgtgaaaaaaagttacaaattttataataaacaaaGCAAATAACAAAGATGACGATGctttaagaaaaggaaaaagccAACAGAATACGGCTCTTGGTGGAGCCATTTATAGTATAATTGTTTTgatggttttcttttttgtttgtttgttttgcaGCTGCCATAGCATCGTTTATAAGGTTTTTTCCGAAAGTGAAGGCAAGATATGATTATGGGATGCTTATATTCATCTTGACATTCTCTTTGATATCCGTGTCTGGTTTTCGAGAAGTTGAAGTGTTGGAAATGGCACACAAGAGACTCTCGACCATATTTATAGGGGGTTCAGCTTGTGTGAtgatttccatttttgtttgcCCTGTGTGGGCTGGTGAAGAGTTCCACTATTCCATTGCTCACAAGCTGGAAATACTTGGCGATTTCTTGGAAGGTTAGCGACATAGTACAACACAGATAATAATATGCTGtctttcaaacaacaaaatgGAAACATTATCTTGAATCATGCATAACTTGTTACGTATTTTACAGCTTTTGCACACGAATACTTCAAACCACAAGAAGGAGAATCTGAAGACAGCAAAGGAGATTCTAAAGACAAATCATTTTTGGAAGGTTATAAAAAGGTTCTCAATTCTAAAAGCATAGATGACTCTTTGGTGAGTGTtctttgtatatatttcttCACCTAAACGAAAATCTCATGCATGCACATGTCTCatctaatttaacttttttattgcGCAGGCAAATTTTGCAAAATGGGAGCCAGGTCATGGCAAGTTTAGATTTCGTCATCCTTGGGACCTATACCTCAAGATTGGTGCTCTTTCTCGCCAATGTGCAAATCGAATGGAGGCTATAGATGCAAACTTTAATTCAGATATCAAAGTATATATTCCTCCATCAACCTAATACATCTTCTATTATCATGTCCaagtaaaatatcattaaaaacaGTATTAGCatgcaaagaaaaaagttattattacaACCATTATATATTTGTAGTCTTGATCAATCTTTTTAcctgatatataaaaaaaaaaaagcctccAATATTCAATTATATGTCACGTGAccttgataaaaaatattatgtgtaATAATTTTTGAATCTGTGAcaacacaaataaataattggAACTTTAACTATTGTGATTCAATTTTTTACAACCTTGCATGTAtttgactatatatatatatataaactttgttATGGCTCATGAtgattacatatatatatatatatatatatatatatatatatatatatatatatatatatatatatatatatatatatatatatatatatatatatatatattgacatGTTACTTGTCTCAACATCTGTAGGGATCCCAGGATTTTCGTTCCACCATCCAAGAGTTATGCTCAGAAATGAGTTTGGAATCTAGCAAAGCCTTTAAGGAACTAGGATCATCGATTAGAACAATGACTAGGCCTTCTTCTTCAGACACACATGTTGCAAACGCAAAATCTGCAGTGAAGAGCCTGAAGTCATTGCTCCAATCATGTTCAAGGAAAGAAACTGACCTTTTATCACTTATACCAGCTGCAACAGTGGCTTCACTACTGATTGATATTGTGGAAATCACAGATAAAATAGCAGATTCGGTGAATGATCTTGCCACCCTGACAGGTTTTGAGGTTGTAGATACAGATAAATCTCCTAAAGTAACATCACAATCTTCACACTGTGAATGTGATGAACCAGTTCCCAAAACTGATCATCTCCAAGTCGTTATTCTAATTGAGGAGTCAGCACTAGCTGTGTCAGATAGTGAAAAATCAAACGTAGTTTCAGTTTGACAATTAGCACACGTAAAcattgtaataatatatatatcattgCTTCAACTTATTCACAACAGAAAATAATGGTGCATTAATTGCACCTTATAGACTGTTTTGAAAGCATACCCTTATGTTTTCTAAACCGTGAGGGGTATCTTATGTACAATAATGTCAAATTTGTAATCTGGATTTCAATTCATTTATGAGCACCATTCTCATTATTTTAACTGATATTTTGCATTCTGAATTTCAATCTCTTAATTAATCACTCTCCATTTTAATCCTTAACTGTGTTGTacattaattgtcatttagtgaTCATCTCTAATTTAAATAGGAttcttttctatatataaaaagtacATATGTAAATTTGGTACCACAAATATTCAGTTTGTTACTTAACTAATTAAATGGTGTCAAACCATAAATAAACTAGACATCTTAATTCAACACGGCAACTAATAACACCAATTAATGTTCTCTAAGGTCAAGAATCAAAACATTTTAAGCAAAAGTTGGTGGTAAACCAGCAGCTAATGATGATTACTTTTGAAATCACATGCTTGACAATTACATTCTCTGTGGTAAGTGGtcaatatataaattcaaatgaGTTTAGCTCTGGTGTGAAGATGAAAAAGTTCAGCATGTTGTAAGTTTTACAAGATTAGAAGgtgatgttaatattttatgtgtCTCGTAGATAAATTCTCTGGAAAGGTacatatttcattaattaagcatttatcatgattaatctaaataaagattattttaattatggcTACATGCTGATAGGTATGGTGATTAGTATCTATGGCATATGACAGGTTACTTCTTCTCAGTTGGAAAGAAAGTGGAGAGATCTAATTAGTGGGTTGATGCTTTTCACCGTCCCATTAATTcaatgaaaaagataatttGCTTTCACCAACCAATATATAGAGTGTCATATGAGATGCATTACACTGCAATTATGGCAATGCTTGTTCTTGCTAAATTTCTTTACCAAAAATAAACGtgaatatttacttttcttatggATGTAATTTACCACAGCAAGCACAGAGGTGGTTATCTAGTCAATCTATGGTGGAGATGATTTTTCATTACCTGCATAATTGTGGCCATTATTCATCAAACATTATATAATCATGCATCACACAAGAAGGAACATGTATATTCTAGACTGCATCAAATTTTCTCAACCATTAAAAACAACTGGAATATAAAACATGCAATTATTatctcaaaaaaaatatttctggcttatatattgttttcacttatatatagtatattattatatttctgGAAATTGATCTTTAATCACCATaacttttatatctttttatgtaaCTCTggatcattttttttatctggtATCTCAATAGTGCCTGATAAAATAATTCaactaaaaatgtaaaatttatttgacaGCAAAAGAGCACTGAGATActcactaaaaaaataaataagaaaaaagctGATACATGTACGCACGCACGCACACTATTCACACAAGGCAGAGATATGCGCACACACATATCACTAGGAACGGTGTTCATCGCCTTTCACCAGacacttatatttaaatttaataattatgttactttttcatgtttttttttttttatcttatttcatgTAAGTGGatgttctttaattttaaatttttatatatatttagaataatTCAAATCTGAATAAACTATATTGGATTTGGAtagaaaagacaaaattaaatactgtataacataaaaaatcataaactaattattttaagattttaaattaaaaataatatcaaatgtcttatttatattaaattaaaaccatatatatatatatatatatatatatatatatatatatatatatatatatatataatataatataatataatataatataatatgcatATAACCTTTAATGACACcactcatataaaaaaaatatattcactcatcaatataaaatattgatttaatatatactcTCTTCAAATGGTATTGTATTCACCTTAAATTAGtctctttattatattataaacatgTTATTATATAAGATGAAGATTTTATGAGGTGATGTTTTAAttagttatataatattttttattacattaggTTAGGTGTAACActagttatataatatttttattaaaaaaatttgtaattgagTAGTATTTAGAAATGAACCTCTTAAACGTTATATATTCATGACcgataatttataaatatacaataaatataatgttgagttttattttctctaaaaaaatagataagtaAACAAATgtataagataataattatttataagaagataatttatttataagataattaaCTAAGTATCTCAATGTAGTAAGTATACAAGCCTTCCAAACTCATAATTCGAGTAGAatgaattaattgattattggTTAATTAAGCTTTAAACAACTTCAGTAActcttgttttatttaatttagcatGATCTTCAAGTTTTGTAAATTTTAGCATGGTGATTTTCTTACATATATTTTGTAGCATATTGGAGcattttgaaaatgttaattCTAGTTGAGCTTTGCAAGGCAGTTATTATTGGTGATATGATCGCTTGTAAGTAATTTTGTTTGaggtaatatttcttttattcatttgtcaaattttgaaagtgtttttatttatttagatattattttcaaagttcaagataaaattaattgctattttttcatttattatcttATCATTCACCTAatatttaatcagtttacatgTATGTATTTATTGTATGTATTGTAAtgtagaaatgaaaaagatcaaaatacaaaaatcttataaatatttaattaaagggttaaatatgtttgtagtccctgtactttggagcgattttggttttagtccctctttcaaactaaagtacaatttagtccttcaa comes from the Vigna radiata var. radiata cultivar VC1973A chromosome 2, Vradiata_ver6, whole genome shotgun sequence genome and includes:
- the LOC106755740 gene encoding aluminum-activated malate transporter 2 gives rise to the protein MASPNTNQEKSGVLGRVLALPKVLKKKVLGICRLTKEIAQDDPRKVIHSLKVGLAISLVSLFYYYQPLYENFGLSAMWAVMTVVVVFEYTVGATLGKGLNRTIATLAAGALGVGAHYLASLSGATGEPILIGAFVFVQAAIASFIRFFPKVKARYDYGMLIFILTFSLISVSGFREVEVLEMAHKRLSTIFIGGSACVMISIFVCPVWAGEEFHYSIAHKLEILGDFLEAFAHEYFKPQEGESEDSKGDSKDKSFLEGYKKVLNSKSIDDSLANFAKWEPGHGKFRFRHPWDLYLKIGALSRQCANRMEAIDANFNSDIKGSQDFRSTIQELCSEMSLESSKAFKELGSSIRTMTRPSSSDTHVANAKSAVKSLKSLLQSCSRKETDLLSLIPAATVASLLIDIVEITDKIADSVNDLATLTGFEVVDTDKSPKVTSQSSHCECDEPVPKTDHLQVVILIEESALAVSDSEKSNVVSV